A genomic window from Flavobacterium azooxidireducens includes:
- a CDS encoding Ig-like domain-containing protein, with the protein MNGFPILRYTFIALFLCLGSFSSLMNVNSLSSKKPTLLNDAPILIATGNQIYCPGSQINIVTNMSITDPDDTGIDAIYIQISSGYVFGQDILTLTGTHPSIVFNWDAPTGKLTLTGSAGQPTYVDLIAAIEDVVFSNSSANPTGVRTFSITVGQANYLPSNGHYYEYVPNIGITWSAARTAAANRTYYGLQGYLATITAADEAQLSGEQAAGAGWIGGSDEANEGVWRWMTGPEAGTIFWNGGVNGTTPNYANWNNGEPNNAGDEDYAHITAPGVGIPGSWNDLSNTGEASGDYQPKGYIVEYGGMPGDPVLQISTSTTITIPSIISSVGQSRCGEGSVTLTANASAGTVKWYTTPNGGTPIATGNSFTTPNLTQTTTYYIDAFEVGCTTGTRTAVQATINEIPEVIIVDPNPVCGENSAILTASTTAGTISWYSAETGGTSLGSGNTFTTPILSEDTTFYVEAFNNGCSSGNRIPLNVLVYDLPDVEDETVTLCEGSVITLNAGVSNATYLWSTGETSQSIQVNNNANYSVVVTSLAAGNCSKTKNFTIVQYDIPVIETVVVNDTSVEIIATGNGEYEYSIDGFNYQDSNLFTVGEGGLYTAYVRERINNCGYSDEQTFVVILVPQFFSPNGDGFNDIFYLEGMEFYPNSSITIFNRYGKLIKQITPSNPFWDGTFEGEKLPANDYWYVLKIDDTTPERKGHFSLLR; encoded by the coding sequence ATGAACGGATTTCCAATACTTCGCTATACTTTTATAGCTTTATTTTTATGCCTTGGCTCTTTTTCTTCTTTGATGAATGTAAATTCACTATCAAGTAAAAAGCCTACCCTTTTAAATGATGCTCCAATTTTAATTGCTACAGGAAATCAAATTTATTGTCCGGGTTCGCAAATAAATATTGTCACCAACATGAGCATAACTGACCCAGATGATACTGGAATTGATGCCATTTACATTCAAATTTCATCTGGTTATGTTTTTGGGCAAGATATATTGACTTTAACCGGAACTCATCCCTCTATTGTTTTTAATTGGGATGCTCCCACCGGAAAACTAACTTTAACCGGTTCTGCCGGACAGCCAACTTATGTAGATTTAATTGCTGCTATTGAAGATGTGGTTTTTTCAAATTCTTCTGCAAATCCTACTGGTGTCAGAACTTTTTCAATTACAGTAGGGCAAGCAAACTACCTGCCGTCAAATGGTCATTATTATGAATATGTTCCCAATATAGGAATTACATGGTCTGCAGCAAGAACAGCCGCTGCTAATAGAACTTACTACGGTTTGCAAGGCTATTTAGCCACCATCACAGCAGCCGATGAAGCTCAACTTTCCGGCGAACAAGCAGCCGGTGCCGGTTGGATTGGCGGAAGCGATGAAGCAAATGAAGGTGTTTGGCGATGGATGACCGGACCTGAAGCCGGAACCATTTTTTGGAATGGTGGCGTGAATGGCACAACACCCAATTATGCCAATTGGAATAATGGCGAGCCAAATAATGCAGGTGATGAAGATTATGCACACATAACTGCTCCTGGAGTTGGTATTCCCGGCTCATGGAATGATTTAAGCAACACAGGGGAAGCAAGTGGCGACTATCAGCCGAAAGGATACATCGTGGAATATGGCGGAATGCCCGGCGATCCGGTTTTGCAGATTTCAACAAGTACAACCATTACTATTCCGAGTATTATTTCTTCTGTTGGTCAATCAAGGTGTGGAGAGGGTTCGGTAACGCTAACAGCGAATGCTTCTGCCGGAACAGTCAAATGGTACACTACTCCAAACGGAGGAACCCCAATAGCTACCGGAAACAGTTTTACTACACCCAATTTAACTCAAACTACAACATATTATATTGATGCGTTTGAAGTGGGTTGTACAACTGGAACAAGAACTGCTGTACAAGCCACGATAAATGAAATTCCGGAAGTTATCATTGTTGACCCGAATCCTGTGTGTGGAGAGAATTCGGCTATTCTAACTGCTTCTACTACTGCAGGAACAATAAGTTGGTATAGTGCAGAAACTGGAGGAACTAGTTTAGGTTCAGGAAATACATTTACCACACCTATTCTTTCAGAAGATACTACATTTTATGTGGAAGCCTTTAATAACGGATGTTCGTCAGGGAATAGAATTCCTCTAAACGTACTTGTTTATGATTTGCCGGATGTGGAAGATGAAACGGTTACGCTTTGCGAAGGAAGTGTGATTACTTTAAACGCAGGTGTTTCAAATGCTACGTATCTTTGGTCAACCGGAGAAACTTCGCAATCCATTCAAGTGAATAACAATGCTAATTATTCGGTTGTTGTCACTTCTTTGGCAGCGGGAAATTGTTCTAAAACAAAAAACTTTACTATTGTTCAATATGATATTCCGGTGATTGAAACAGTTGTTGTAAATGATACTTCTGTTGAAATCATTGCCACTGGAAATGGAGAATATGAATACTCTATTGATGGATTTAATTATCAGGATTCTAATTTATTTACCGTTGGCGAAGGTGGATTATACACAGCTTATGTTCGGGAGAGAATTAACAATTGCGGTTATTCAGACGAGCAAACTTTTGTAGTGATTTTAGTTCCACAATTTTTCTCACCCAACGGTGATGGGTTTAATGATATCTTTTATTTGGAAGGAATGGAGTTTTATCCAAATTCATCGATAACAATTTTTAATCGTTACGGAAAATTAATCAAACAAATTACTCCTTCTAATCCGTTTTGGGACGGAACTTTTGAAGGTGAAAAACTTCCGGCTAATGATTATTGGTATGTTTTGAAAATTGATGACACAACTCCTGAGCGAAAAGGACATTTTTCGCTATTGCGATAA
- a CDS encoding RNA methyltransferase has protein sequence MRKLANSELERKNIDEFKEAQKTPIIIILDDIRSLHNIGSVFRTSDAFLIEKIYLCGITATPPNKEIHKTALGATDTVTWEYQKEVLTVIDQLKAEEISVFAIEQVENSIMLNDFKVEQGKKYALIFGNEVKGVSQQAIEKCDGVIEIPQLGTKHSLNISVSAGIVVWDLFKKLIVLKGN, from the coding sequence ATGAGAAAATTGGCCAATTCTGAACTGGAACGCAAAAATATTGATGAGTTTAAAGAAGCTCAAAAAACACCCATCATCATTATTTTAGATGACATTAGAAGTTTGCATAATATTGGTTCGGTTTTTAGAACTTCGGATGCTTTTTTGATTGAAAAAATATATTTGTGCGGAATTACAGCCACTCCTCCCAACAAGGAAATTCACAAAACGGCTTTAGGAGCAACCGATACAGTAACTTGGGAATATCAAAAAGAAGTGTTGACGGTGATTGATCAATTGAAAGCAGAAGAAATCTCCGTTTTTGCCATCGAACAAGTAGAAAATTCGATTATGTTGAATGATTTTAAAGTTGAACAAGGCAAAAAATATGCTTTGATTTTTGGTAACGAAGTCAAAGGCGTTTCGCAACAAGCAATTGAAAAATGTGACGGTGTGATTGAAATTCCGCAATTGGGAACAAAACACTCCTTAAATATTTCAGTTAGTGCCGGAATTGTCGTGTGGGATTTATTTAAAAAGCTCATTGTTTTAAAAGGAAATTAG